CAAACACTCCTCCCAGGAAGAAACTGGTGGCCTTCATCTTGTGTTTCTGGAAAAAGAAGCGGAATGTCCTTTCCAGCCCAATGACAAAGGCGAGTCCAGCAACAAACAGGATCTACAGTGGAAAAGAGTTCAATATCAGAGAGGGGCTCAATACTGCAAGAGGATGAAGGAAAAGAAATCTTTTACAGTATCATGTGAACAGACTCCACTGCAGGAAAGCACTAACTTATGCTGGTATCAATGATGGGGAAAGGGACAGAAATTTAACCTAATATTAttgataaataaaatgataGAGATAAAGAAATAATAGATATGTCACCAATCAGAACAATCTGAAAACAATGGTGTAATcagacagttttacaaatttaaaactgTCCACAGACAGTCAGCAAATTACCTAAACTCATGAACCCACACATAATTAAAAAGTAGGGTACTTGATTTTATAATTAAATACAAACAAGTTACACAGATTACAGTACTAAAACAGGCCTACAAAACTAGCACTgatgcaacaaaagtcagtagtgacattccattttatttctaaatatACTGCTCcaatctatttttaaataaagaagcCTTTTCACATCTCAGAAGGAAAACCCAGATGGCATCATGGTGAAGACATACTTTAGCCTTTGAGACTTAGGAGGGGCGTGGAGTTGGAAGAGGTTCCATGTTTCCATGGAATGAGGTGTTTCTAAGTGATCTGGAACAGCATGAAGAGAGGTGGGTCCAGTTTTTAGCTTGACCTTTTCTAACAGTGCTCTCACTGTTTACCTCTGGGAATGACACAGTGTTTGCAGTACAGAAAATGAGCTGCTGAGGAAGAAAGTCTAACTCTTTCATACTTGAGTGAAATGTGAGGACATTACCAACAAGTTAGACAATTCTGTTATGGCTGGGCTTAGGATGGTGACCTTAACCCACGCATTTATGATACCACAAAGCTGGATATGATATTGATATATTACATGATTTGTGGATTTACCAACATTATAGATAGCATTAGTTCAAGCAGTAATACTCACATTTCCAATAGCCAGAAGTGCTTTGTCAAAGAACAGAATCATTccaaagaagaggaaaaacacaccAAAGCCTGTTAATCCCATTCCGATCTCtgcaggacacacacagacagtttaCATGATTAACAGATCTTAACTtacatgataaaataaaagtgattagCCACTCCTTCGTGCCAGCCTCCATTGCCTTTCATGTTTAGTTCTCAAACACTCATACTGTAGGGACCTAAAGTGCTTGTTATGTGTGGTCAAGTTAAACCGAAGTTCTTGACAGAGAAAGGTGCAGTGGAGGGAGACTGTCCTACTagaatgtttacatttttaggtgGTTCAGGTCCAGACCACTAGTAAAACGTTAATGGCGAGTTTGTTCTGCTTATCATATTGCAGTTGTCCACATACTCAAACTTAGGACTGAATGAATTCAGGATTTTCAATTTACACTACCTCTATGATACATATCAGaacaatgaagacaacaaaCGTAAATGTGTGTAAAAGAAAGATGTTGGGACTTCCGATGTTTACTCTGAATCAGAAGCCTAAGTTGCTTGAAGTCATGGTATGGCTGGGAGTGAGTTAGTAGTAAGATTTAGATATTTGGGCCACTGTAGGAAAAGCCCATTAAAAAGAAAGCTACTTCTATTAGCACTGAATGCTAACTGCTAGTTAGCCAGCTGCAGCAGATGAAGCCGGTtgagcagaaacagcagcaaactacacaaacacataaatgacAGAGGTCTTACTTTGGGAGTCCGTTAACGAAATCATCCTGGCGCCAGATAAATGTGTGGCGATACAAGAAAAGCAGAGGAGGAATTCTAAAAGtggtattttaaataatttggaTGACAGCTGCCACTGCAGCAACAGCCACGTCTTCCGGAAACACACCTTCTCATAATGTCGTCTTCCGGAACACTGCTGTGTTGCATTCAAAGCTGCAACGTTCCTTCTTTACTGATATAATTAATAATCTTACCATCTACAACagagcacattttacacatatttactCTATTAGTTTGTTACATATTTATTGGAGGAAATGTGGCTCACAAATTTTGTGCAAAAGAGAAATATTTCAAGTCTGAGGGCGGCTTCTTGAATGCATCGCTTGTAGTGTTTCTTTATCCTGGATTTAATCTATCAGGCAACTCTGATGTAGACATCAATGACATATTGCTGCTTTAAACCGCGCTTTCAGTGGTATCTGTTTAACACCGACTTCATAGTTACATTAAAATGATCCATGGCTGATATGCAAATACTCCAGAATGAAGAGGAATGACAGCCTGCCAGACTAAACCCAGGGATAAAATATCATCTTCCTTAGCTCTGCGTGTTTTCCCGTCGCGGTGTGTTCAATAGCAACAGAGAAGAAGGTTTAGCAACAAGGAAGGGAAAAGGACGGAGCTGTTGAATGGTTTGTTATATTCTGTGCTTTTTCAAAGTTTTGACCCATATATATTAGCTATATTCGCTGGAGAGGAAAGCATGGAGGGACATGACAGTTAGACTTCTTAATCGTCACGTTTCAGTTTCCCGGTTTGGTATGAATAACCATTAAAAAGCTAAAAGCTAGCTAGTAACTTTTAATGGTGTCATTGAAGCAAACATTTGTAAATGTGTATGGAGAGCTGCGTGTTCGTCTCACAACCTCTGTGTCCGTACTAAGATTTGCCAATGCAAACCGGAGTGTGCAAATATCTTCAGTTGCAATTTCAAATGTGTGAACACTCTACTAATCTGTATTAATATGTATACACGTGATAAGGCTTGTCAGTGCGTACAAGGATCTGTGAGTAACTGCCACTGTGATGGACAGCTGCGACACTCAACAGTCTGGTTAGTTAGCTAAGGTTGGGGATATACAGTGGAACCAGCTACTTGTCTTGGCGATATTGTTCAAAAAATATGGTAGCTGCCAAAAtaattgtttctttgttttatataattaaaaacacttccaaactgtctgtctgtcatatAGGAAGTGCTGTGAACAGCTGTGCCAGTTTGAAGTTTATTCTGATCGAACCAGTCTGAGGATATGGATGGTGGATCTACAGGTGAGTGTTTCTCCAGCCATGAGGCAGAGAAGTCACTGAACTCAGTTCTGTTTGCACAAGAAATGCACTAAACCTCATTACAGACTAAATGTGCCATAGTGACAGACTGCTAAGCCTGCAGTTGTTTTGTATTTGAGAGGATGTTGACATCATTGTGACTGATGGCAGATGTCACAGCCACAGCTCCAGAGGGATGTCAGGTGCAAAGATAAATACTGAGATCATAAGATGTGGGAGTGTGATACTCAGATGACTAGTACCTGTGCAGGTGTGAGATCTGACAGTCTTCTCTGTTCACACTGACAACACAAGTCCACTGAGAGAACTCACTGAAATAATGTCTGTTTTGCTTACAATACATGATATTACAATTTAGTCCGGGAGTTGACCTCATAATTTCTGATAAGCTCTTGTTGAATACATAATGACTGCTGAGATAATTTAATATAACATCGTCTCATCACTCAAAGTAAATTTGGTCAGACTCACTTAATGAGAAGTGAATGGAAGGTGAATTGGATTAGAGTAGCTTATTCTATGACGGAGCACAATATTGATATAAATTATTCTGcatttaaatgtgtgtaaacAGCAGCTTGGAAAAAGAGTTCATGTTCACTACTGCATGAAATCTGAATTTGAGTGGTGCACATCAGTGTCCATgctgaaatataaataaatatgtgcatACATATGTATGAGGGACCGAAGATatttcaaaaagttctcagccAAGCCACACCAGAAAGCATTGCAGGAGAAtcattgtttttgctttatttttcaacGTAGTCTCTTTTAGCTTCGATGCACTGGATCCGCCCATGTTCAAGCTTTGCTATCCCTTCATGGAAGAAAGCTTCATTTTGAGAGTCCAGACTCTCCTCAACTCCTCCACTTCATCATCATTCTAAAAAATGCCGATCACACAAGTTAGATTTCAGTTTGGTACACAGAAGGTGGACGGTGCCAGGTCAGGTGGGTAAGGTTCATGGGGCAACGGTTTAAAATCACGTTTGCCTGTTTATGCCACCTGTGTTGTGTGGATGGATGCATTGtcctggaacaacagcagtcaGCTCCaagctttcctctccttttttctttgactGCTTTGAACATTTTAGTTTTGTGAACAGTGATATAAGATTTTATTGAATACAGGTATGGCCAAAAATGGGAATTATGATACTTGTTTCCAGGTGAAGTTGAGATCTTGAAGTACCCTTGTACATAAACACAACTGAGCCATGTGCTTTATACTGAGAAATTATTGTTTATGCAGTTGATTAAGGGAAAGCTGCTTTGAAAGTGACTTTTCTGAGTTTTTGTCAATGATTTGCTTCCTTAGGTCTGTGCTCAGGTCCTCCCATTTTTCCACTGTAGTTACTGGAAACTCAAGGCTGCTGTAATATACGTGGTCTTTACAAATATACTctgctgtttaaaagtttggggtcacttagaaatgttcttatttttgaaaggaaatcattttttttctatgaaggtagcattaaatgaatgataaatccagtgtagacatagttaatgtggtaaatgactattgtagctggaaaccgctgatttctaatggaatatctccataggggtacatttccagcaaccatcactcctgtgttctaatgctacattgtgttagctaatgatgttgaaaggctcattgatgattagaaaacccttgtgcagctatgttagcacatgaataaaagtgtgggttttcattgaaaacatggaattttctgggtgaccccaaactgttgaccGGTAGTGTGTATAAGCTATTTTCACAACTGTACATACAAACGCTCTTacataagtaaataaattgatAGTGCCTGTTCCATAAACTCTACAAACACTGCGGGGTCCCAATTATGTAGGCAGTATGCTTTCAGGACCACGACTGGATTTGGGTTATGCGCATGTGCAACCATTTTGAATGTGTGCGAGTTAAAATTTGAAGTAGTTGCATTCGAGTGAGTGAATGACGATCATtaagctgttttgttgttgctttaacCAACACAGGCAGTTGCTGCGTTAGCAATAGTGGTAGAAAGTATAACACTAATGTCTTGGTGGTAGACATGGCTCGGCCTgtcttttcatgtaaaacaaGCTATTTCACTGTTGTGCATTTCTCAGCCAAAACTGAGGAAAGAGGAGGCAGACTACACAGCACAGTTTTTCCAATTTTGtatagtaaataataaaagaaattccAGAGGATTTTCCCAGAATATTCTTGGACTTTTCATGAAATTTTATGTGAAGGTTCTGGGAATTTTATGGTTATTTCCCTGAAAAATTCTTACAATTTTATAGACATTTTCCTGGGATTTTGTGGAAAACTCTCAAAATTTTCATGAAGTTTTCTAGGATTTCTGTGAAAATTTTCCCTGCAATTTTCTGGAAATtttctcgattttttttttttacatgtgaaTTTCATTGTAATATGTATGACAATTTTCTTGGAATTTTCCTGGAATTTTGTGGAAAGTTTCCAGGAATTCTAAGGGAATTTTCcaattttgtggtaattttggagTGATTTAATGGCATTTTTCCTGGAATTGAAAGGGAAATTTCTGTGAATTTTGTGTGAATTTCCTGCTGATTGAAGTGTTTaggtaacctggcaatagccagattaataattgtggagtacttgatagtactccacaatatcaatctgggaccgctccatgtaaatccgttcggaggaaagaggcatggattggacaatgcaacagtatgtcccgcctctgacaggtttgtttttagccaatcgcgggatcttcacaacgagcggagtcaattggtagattaaactcttaccaaaacccgtaggtaaaaaagcacaaacatctttaccatccagaaatgcgcaaagcacctctcgttgttcttccttcaaagaagcgatacgagattcggctaaaactgacttaatagcagcatctacacgatcgttgtcctccgttgccatgtttgttttgatctactggcgcttggtgtcgtcttcacacccggatatcccgccccaaacacgaatactgctgcgtgattggcccgtgccaacttggctctgtacgaacagtgaatgcgggagcggagcaagatggtttcttgagagatttgtgaactcacaaatatcgcgagaaatcaacttgctggcaaggttagtgTTTAGGTACAGAATGGGAGATCTTTAATCAGTCTGTTAAGAAGGAAAAAGTAGCCTCCACATCTAGTCATAATGGTTCAGATTTTAACAGTGTTTACAGTTTTGACTACATAGACATGATCGACTGTGgtattgacatttaaaatgcaatttgCTCATAGAAAACAACACAGTCGATAAAAATCACTTGGTTTCAACTTGGGTAAATCTATGTAGAATGctcatttcactgttttaaatAGTTAACAGTCAGAGCTAATATGCTACAGCCAGCTGCAACATCAACTTTAGCCACCATGTGAGGCTTTTAGAGAACATTGTTAAAATGTTGTATTTACTGATAAGCAGATGTTCAGTATTTAGCCTGCGCCCAGTTTATGACTGACATCATAAGAGGACAGGTGACAGAATGTatacattttcacattaaaaccttttacaAATATGAACTCTTATATCAGCGAAAGTCAATTCAACATAACAAGATTATGCAACAACAGCTGTTTATCATCATGCATGGTGGATTAATATCTGAACCAGAATAGGTGGCTGGG
This is a stretch of genomic DNA from Acanthochromis polyacanthus isolate Apoly-LR-REF ecotype Palm Island chromosome 1, KAUST_Apoly_ChrSc, whole genome shotgun sequence. It encodes these proteins:
- the golt1ba gene encoding golgi transport 1Ba isoform X1 encodes the protein MISLTDSQKIGMGLTGFGVFFLFFGMILFFDKALLAIGNILFVAGLAFVIGLERTFRFFFQKHKMKATSFFLGGVFVVLIGWPIIGVVLEIYGFFLLFRGFFPVVVGFIRRIPVLGSILNLPLISAYVDKVGESNTMV
- the golt1ba gene encoding golgi transport 1Ba isoform X2, which gives rise to MISLTDSQKIGMGLTGFGVFFLFFGMILFFDKALLAIGNILFVAGLAFVIGLERTFRFFFQKHKMKATSFFLGGVFVVLIGWPIIGVVLEIYGFFLLFRGFFPVVVGFIRRIPVLGSILNLPLISAPS